A part of Rhinatrema bivittatum chromosome 16, aRhiBiv1.1, whole genome shotgun sequence genomic DNA contains:
- the LOC115078611 gene encoding olfactory receptor 11G2-like: MEGYNNTIVTEFVLLGFHFGHLQQILFFSGFLVIYILTIVSNILIIAVVKENSHLHKPMYFFLANFSFLEICYITTTLPKILKDSLSKKKTISATGCFLQFYLFFTFAVTEHFFLMVMAYDRYVAICNPLRYTIIMTEKACIRMALGCWGMGSLVILFPVISLSRMSFCGSLEIDHIVCDFLPLIKFACKSGSVTENSFLIPAWFIILGCFTFIMTSYGHIIATVLKMSSTAGQSKAFSTCVSHLSVVFIFYGTIIFMYVRPSGNYSYNLEKEVSLFYIAVTPLLNPMIYSLRNNEMREALAKAAKKCKGLTRKPGNQSLASQ, translated from the coding sequence ATGGAAGGATATAATAATACAATTGTGACTGAGTTTGTGTTACTGGGGTTCCACTTCGGTCATCTTCAGCAGATCCTATTCTTCAGCGGATTCCTAGTCATCTACATTTTAACCATTGTGTCCAATATCCTCATCATTGCAGTGGTAAAGGAGAACTCCCATCTCCACaaacccatgtacttcttccttgCCAATTTCTCCTTCCTGGAGATCTGTTACATCACAACCACGTTGCCTAAAATTCTGAAAGATAGCTTGAGCAAGAAAAAGACTATTTCAGCTACTGGTTGCTTTCTCCAATTCTATCTCTTCTTTACCTTTGCAGTCACAGAGCATTTTTTTCTCATGGTCATGGCCTATGACCGTTATGTAGCCATTTGCAATCCTTTGCGATATACGATCATCATGACTGAAAAAGCATGCATCAGGATGGCCTTGGGGTGCTGGGGCATGGGTTCCTTGGTTATACTTTTCCCAGTGATCAGTTTGTCCAGGATGAGTTTTTGTGGTTCTCTTGAGATTGATCATATAGTCTGTGACTTTCTACCTCTGATAAAATTTGCCTGCAAGAGTGGCTCAGTCACAGAAAACAGTTTTCTCATTCCAGCATGGTTCATAATTCTGGGCTGCTTCACTTTCATAATGACATCTTATGGCCACATCATTGCCACTGTACTGAAAATGTCTTCTACCGCAGGGCAGAGCAAGGCCTTTTCCACTTGTGTCTCCCACCTCTCAGTCGTCTTTATCTTTTACGGGACAATCATTTTCATGTATGTAAGGCCCTCAGGTAATTATTCCTACAACCTGGAGAAAGAGGTATCTCTTTTCTATatagcagtgactccattactgaATCCCATGATCTACAGCCTCAGAAACAATGAGATGAGGGAGGCTTTGGCTAAAGCAGCAAAGAAGTGCAAAGGTTTGACAAGGAAGCCTGGAAACCAAAGCCTAGCTTCTCAGTAG
- the LOC115078610 gene encoding olfactory receptor 11G2-like, whose product MERYNATTVTEFVLLGFHFGHPLQTLFFIGLLFIYILTIVSNILIIAVVKENPHLHKPMYFFLSNFSFLEICYITTTLPKILTDSLSKKKTISAVGCFVQFYFFYTLAVAEHLFLMVMAYDRYIAICIPLRYAVIMMEKVCIRMALGCWAMGAFIALLPLISLSRMSFCGSLKIDHIMCDFLPLMRLACMRGSVTENSFLILAWLMIPACFFFIMTSYAHIIATVLKMSSAEGQSKAFSTCVSHLSVVFIFYGTVIFMYLRPSASYSYNLEKEVSLCYIVVTPFLNPMIYSLRNNEMREALAKAAKKCKGLTKKCKI is encoded by the coding sequence ATGGAGAGATACAACGCCACCACTGTGACTGAGTTTGTGTTACTGGGGTtccattttggtcatcctctcCAGACCCTGTTCTTCATCGGACTCCTCTTCATCTACATTTTAACCATCGTGTCCAATATCCTCATCATTGCAGTGGTAAAGGAGAACCCCCATCTCCACAAAcccatgtatttcttcctctCTAACTTCTCCTTCCTAGAGATCTGTTACATCACAACCACGTTGCCTAAAATTCTGACAGATAGCCTGAGCAAGAAAAAGACCATTTCAGCTGTTGGTTGCTTTGTCCAATTTTATTTCTTCTATACCCTTGCAGTTGCAGAGCACTTATTTCTCATGGTCATGGCCTATGATCGTTATATAGCCATCTGCATTCCTTTGAGATATGCAGTCATCATGATGGAAAAAGTATGCATTAGGATGGCTTTAGGGTGCTGGGCCATGGGAGCTTTCATTGCACTATTGCCACTCATTAGTTTGTCTAGAATGAGCTTTTGTGGCTCTCTTAAGATAGATCACATAATGTGTGACTTTCTACCTCTGATGCGTCTTGCCTGCATGAGAGGCTCAGTTACTGAAAACAGTTTTCTCATTCTCGCCTGGTTAATGATTCCGGCCTGCTTTTTTTTCATAATGACATCTTATGCTCACATCATCGCCACTGTTCTGAAGATGTCCTCTGCTGAAGGGCAgagcaaggccttctccacctgtgtCTCCCACCTCTCAGTAGTCTTTATCTTCTATGGGACTGTCATTTTCATGTATTTAAGGCCCTCCGCTAGTTATTCCTACAACCTGGAAAAAGAGGTATCTCTTTGCTATATAGTGGTGACTCCATTTTTGAATCCCATGATCTACAGTCTCAGAAACAATGAGATGAGAGAGGCTTTGGCCAAAGCAGCAAAGAAGTGCAAAGGTTtgacaaaaaaatgcaaaatctaG